A single genomic interval of Polaribacter vadi harbors:
- a CDS encoding sigma 54-interacting transcriptional regulator, with translation MENIQALKQRFGIIGNDIHLNRALEKAVRVAPTDISVLVTGESGVGKENIPKIVHSLSHRKHAKYIAVNCGAIPEGTIDSELFGHEKGAFTGATQDRKGYFEVADGGTIFLDEVGELPLTTQVRLLRVLENGEFIKVGSSKVLKTNVRIVAATNVNMQDAINKEKFREDLYYRLSTVEIHLPALRDRNEDIHLLFRKFAADFAQKYRMPSIRLDENAVAILLNYRFPGNIRQLKNLAEQISVIEEERVVSAQKLQHYLPNNKGNFPAVVGSKKENDFSTERDIMYKILFDMRNDINDLKKLTLDLMRNGNIEEVQEENHHLLEKIYSNKELKDSDIEVMNIPQNSSTDKDYDFIETIEEDESLSLQEKEIEMIKKSLEKNNNKRKLAAKELGISERTLYRKIKQYDL, from the coding sequence ATGGAAAACATACAAGCATTAAAACAACGTTTTGGAATTATTGGAAACGATATTCACTTAAACAGAGCTTTAGAAAAAGCGGTTAGAGTTGCCCCTACAGATATTTCTGTTTTGGTAACTGGAGAAAGTGGTGTTGGTAAAGAAAATATTCCGAAAATAGTACATTCATTATCACACAGAAAACACGCAAAATATATTGCTGTAAACTGTGGTGCAATTCCAGAAGGAACTATAGATAGCGAACTTTTTGGACATGAAAAAGGTGCTTTTACAGGTGCAACACAAGACAGAAAAGGATATTTTGAAGTTGCTGATGGTGGAACTATTTTTTTAGATGAAGTTGGTGAATTACCCTTAACAACCCAAGTACGTTTGTTACGCGTGTTGGAAAATGGTGAGTTTATAAAAGTAGGTTCATCCAAAGTATTAAAAACGAATGTTAGAATTGTTGCTGCAACCAATGTAAACATGCAGGATGCAATTAATAAAGAAAAATTTAGAGAAGATTTATATTACAGATTAAGTACTGTAGAAATTCATTTACCAGCTTTAAGAGATAGAAATGAAGATATTCATTTACTTTTTAGAAAGTTTGCAGCAGATTTTGCTCAAAAATATAGAATGCCTTCCATTCGTTTAGATGAAAATGCAGTCGCTATTCTATTAAATTATCGTTTTCCAGGAAACATTCGTCAGCTTAAAAATTTAGCAGAACAAATTTCAGTAATTGAAGAAGAAAGAGTGGTTTCTGCACAAAAACTACAACATTACTTGCCTAATAATAAAGGTAATTTTCCAGCAGTGGTTGGTAGTAAAAAAGAAAATGATTTTTCTACAGAACGCGATATCATGTACAAGATTTTGTTTGATATGAGAAATGATATCAACGATTTAAAAAAATTGACGTTAGATTTAATGAGGAATGGAAACATTGAAGAGGTTCAAGAGGAAAACCACCATTTATTAGAAAAAATCTACAGCAATAAAGAATTAAAAGACAGTGATATTGAAGTGATGAATATTCCTCAAAATTCTTCTACTGATAAAGATTATGATTTTATTGAGACTATTGAAGAAGACGAATCTTTATCTTTACAAGAAAAGGAGATTGAAATGATAAAAAAATCTTTAGAAAAAAACAACAATAAACGTAAATTAGCAGCGAAAGAATTAGGGATTTCTGAGAGAACTTTATATAGAAAAATTAAACAATACGATCTTTAA
- a CDS encoding YcxB family protein, with protein sequence MEKEIKIKVNYSFKDFILPVKQKIFKSWGTWLVLLMASGMLIFNILYVFNKSIYESGIPTTNIIFPLIVFLIFPFGFYIGLKKSFDKNYLLKEETIIVYNNKGISSSSKSVQFFTEWNKIKSIKEYKKYFVLKNISGLDSYINKSFFTIEELNEFKLLIKSLNF encoded by the coding sequence ATGGAAAAAGAAATAAAAATTAAGGTAAACTACTCTTTTAAGGACTTTATATTACCTGTAAAACAGAAAATATTTAAATCTTGGGGAACCTGGTTAGTATTATTAATGGCTAGTGGAATGCTAATTTTTAATATATTATATGTTTTCAACAAAAGTATTTATGAAAGTGGAATACCTACAACCAATATAATTTTTCCACTTATAGTCTTTCTGATATTTCCTTTTGGATTCTATATTGGATTGAAAAAAAGTTTTGATAAAAATTATTTATTAAAGGAAGAAACAATAATTGTTTATAATAATAAAGGAATTTCAAGCAGTAGTAAATCTGTTCAATTTTTCACAGAATGGAACAAAATAAAATCTATTAAAGAATATAAAAAATATTTTGTTTTGAAAAATATTAGTGGTTTAGATTCATATATAAATAAGAGTTTCTTTACAATAGAAGAATTGAATGAATTCAAACTTTTAATAAAAAGTTTGAACTTTTAA
- the secG gene encoding preprotein translocase subunit SecG, translating to MSYTVFIVLILFVAIALILIVMVQNPKGGGLSSSFGGGGAQSLGGVQNTNNFLDRTTWTLAIAMFALILLSNIAIPRGGENDVNLDRTLEGTAPIENTTSTPATNDTIN from the coding sequence ATGAGTTATACAGTATTTATAGTATTAATTTTATTTGTAGCCATAGCCTTAATATTAATTGTTATGGTACAAAATCCTAAAGGTGGAGGATTATCTTCTTCTTTTGGAGGTGGAGGAGCACAATCTTTAGGTGGAGTGCAAAACACAAATAATTTTTTAGATAGAACAACTTGGACGTTGGCAATTGCAATGTTTGCATTAATTTTATTATCAAACATCGCTATTCCTAGAGGTGGAGAAAATGATGTAAATTTGGATAGAACTCTAGAAGGAACAGCTCCTATAGAAAACACCACTTCCACTCCAGCAACAAACGATACAATCAACTAA
- a CDS encoding MIP/aquaporin family protein — protein sequence MTPFIAEIIGTFLLILLGAGVVANVVLEKTKSNDLGWMVITTAWGFAVFVGVSVAGPISGAHLNPAVSIGLAVAGKFDWSLVLEYVIAQFIGAMLGAFFAWLIYRDHFKATENGDLKKAIFCTSPAIRNYSSNLISEIIGCFVLVFVVLYFTDANLNDAENGIIPIGLGSLGALPVAILVWVIGLSLGGTTGYAINPARDLGPRIIHAILPIKNKVSNDWSYAWIPVLGPIIGAVLAAGLFLILST from the coding sequence ATGACACCATTTATAGCAGAAATTATAGGAACTTTTTTATTGATCCTTTTAGGAGCAGGAGTAGTTGCAAACGTAGTTTTAGAAAAAACAAAATCGAACGATTTAGGTTGGATGGTTATCACAACTGCTTGGGGCTTTGCTGTTTTTGTAGGTGTTTCTGTTGCTGGGCCAATTAGTGGAGCACATTTAAATCCAGCAGTAAGTATTGGTTTGGCAGTTGCAGGAAAATTCGATTGGAGTTTGGTTTTAGAATATGTAATTGCTCAATTTATTGGAGCAATGTTAGGTGCCTTTTTTGCTTGGCTAATTTATAGAGATCATTTTAAAGCCACTGAAAATGGCGACTTAAAGAAAGCTATTTTTTGTACATCACCAGCAATAAGAAATTATTCCAGCAATTTAATTAGTGAGATTATTGGTTGTTTTGTGTTGGTTTTTGTGGTTTTATATTTTACAGACGCTAATTTAAATGATGCTGAAAATGGTATAATTCCTATTGGTTTAGGATCTTTAGGTGCTTTGCCTGTTGCTATTTTGGTTTGGGTTATTGGTTTATCTTTAGGAGGTACAACTGGTTATGCCATAAACCCTGCAAGAGATTTGGGGCCAAGAATTATACATGCAATTCTACCAATAAAAAATAAAGTTTCTAATGATTGGAGCTATGCTTGGATTCCTGTTTTAGGGCCAATTATTGGAGCAGTTTTAGCAGCTGGTTTATTTTTGATATTATCAACCTAA
- a CDS encoding LptE family protein: MKKIILSLIIIATFIGCGAYGFSGVNTNADSIQIDFFPNQAQLVEPVLTQRFTNDLQDLYTRQTNLTLTNSKADLHLSGEITGYRVTPMSGTADQTAAQNRLTVTINVRFENRLNEKDDFEKNFSFYADFAANAQLVGGVLETALDEIIERITQDIFNATVAKW, from the coding sequence ATGAAGAAAATAATTTTATCCCTTATTATAATAGCCACTTTTATAGGTTGTGGTGCTTATGGATTTTCTGGAGTAAATACGAATGCAGATTCAATTCAAATTGATTTTTTTCCAAATCAAGCACAGTTAGTAGAACCCGTTTTAACACAACGTTTTACCAACGATTTGCAAGATTTGTATACTCGTCAAACAAACTTAACACTTACAAACTCGAAAGCAGATTTACATTTAAGTGGTGAAATTACGGGATATAGAGTTACACCTATGAGTGGAACTGCAGATCAAACTGCAGCTCAAAACAGATTAACTGTTACTATAAATGTCCGTTTTGAAAACAGATTAAATGAAAAAGATGACTTTGAAAAAAACTTTTCTTTTTATGCAGATTTTGCAGCAAATGCACAATTGGTTGGTGGTGTTTTAGAAACTGCCTTAGATGAAATTATAGAAAGAATTACCCAAGATATTTTTAATGCTACTGTCGCAAAGTGGTAG
- a CDS encoding helix-turn-helix and ligand-binding sensor domain-containing protein, with protein sequence MSFKKNLFLLFFFISGLLIGQEIPPILKFQPEDYRAENQNWAITQNKNKTIFVANNEGLLEYNGAIWTLNPSSDNTVIRSLLADEDKIYSGSYMEFGFWKKDQKGILNYKSISKKIEDKLFEDENIWNIKKYQKWILFQSLHRIYFYNIETEEINYLTDFNNYYRIFEIDAVIYIFKKDGSLVKLENGKEVLITFFPEKYNVKLVLNLFKIDNDFLVLTRSEGFFLIENGNVKKWDAPVNQEFKKDQIFCGIRLKDNSFMLGTISNGVLHISSKGEVINRIDQTVGLTNNTVLYLYEDEDGNVWSALDNGINCLNNQSFIKEFNDDDGHFGTTYCSLSFDDKIYIGTNQGLFYKAKNTNEPLKKVSGITGQIWSLFATNGDLLCGHTSGTYQIKNNTALKITDFSGTWNFREIPEKSNLILQGHYSGMSILEKQNGIWSLRNKLEGFQNSARFFELINSKDVFVNHEYKGVYKLVFDDDYQNFKENNLLSTVEKGKGSGLTKYDDNLLYSYNKGVFRLNPSTNNFEKDSVFSSLFSSDEYVSGKLISDKNNKLWSFNKSTISYLEKGPIENKFSINFIPVQSYLRKTTVSFENISNVYNNSYLIGKTNGYLLLDLDKKQDFAHKIYLNNIILKNADTLGVNLQKAGDFKADQNSIEFQFSSPVYNKYEFINYQYQINDTNWIDLGNTSSLNFENLSFGTYEVKLRSTIANNLSDNTISYTFRINPPIYFTTTAIVLYILLFLSIVFFVHKFYKKHYRKRHKKLVEYNFRQLEVQKIKTDQEVIKLTNEKLSQEIESKNRELAISTMSIIKRNEFLRSIKKELKQNPQIDDSNPIYKLIEKNLNSTKDWDFFKEAFNNADKDFLKRAKKLHPDLTHNNLKFCAYLRLNLTSKEIAPLLNISVKSVEIRRYRLRKKLNLSSKTNLTDYILSI encoded by the coding sequence ATGAGTTTTAAAAAGAATCTATTTTTACTCTTTTTTTTTATTTCTGGTCTTTTAATTGGGCAGGAAATTCCACCAATTTTAAAATTTCAACCAGAAGATTATAGGGCTGAGAATCAAAATTGGGCCATAACTCAAAATAAGAATAAAACCATATTTGTTGCAAATAACGAAGGTTTATTAGAATATAATGGAGCAATATGGACACTGAATCCTTCTTCAGACAATACTGTAATTAGATCTTTGTTAGCAGATGAAGATAAAATTTATAGTGGATCTTATATGGAATTTGGTTTTTGGAAAAAAGATCAAAAAGGAATTTTAAACTACAAATCCATTTCAAAAAAAATAGAAGACAAGCTTTTTGAGGATGAAAATATTTGGAATATAAAAAAATATCAAAAATGGATTTTATTTCAATCATTACATCGCATTTATTTTTACAATATTGAAACAGAAGAGATAAATTATCTCACAGATTTTAATAATTACTATCGAATTTTTGAGATTGATGCTGTTATTTATATCTTTAAAAAGGATGGATCTTTAGTGAAATTAGAAAACGGAAAAGAGGTTTTAATTACTTTTTTTCCAGAAAAGTACAATGTTAAACTGGTTTTAAATCTTTTTAAAATTGATAATGATTTCTTAGTTTTAACAAGAAGTGAAGGTTTTTTTCTTATTGAAAATGGTAACGTAAAAAAATGGGATGCACCTGTAAATCAAGAATTTAAAAAAGATCAAATATTTTGCGGAATTCGTTTAAAAGACAACTCTTTTATGTTAGGCACAATTTCAAATGGAGTTTTGCATATTTCATCAAAAGGAGAGGTAATTAATAGAATAGATCAAACTGTTGGTTTAACAAATAATACAGTATTGTATTTATATGAAGATGAAGATGGCAATGTGTGGTCGGCTTTAGATAATGGAATAAATTGCCTAAATAACCAGTCTTTTATAAAAGAATTTAATGATGATGATGGTCATTTTGGAACAACATATTGCTCTTTAAGTTTTGATGATAAAATTTATATTGGTACAAATCAAGGGCTTTTCTATAAGGCAAAAAACACAAACGAGCCTCTAAAAAAAGTATCAGGAATTACAGGTCAAATTTGGTCGCTATTTGCTACAAATGGCGATTTGTTATGTGGTCATACTTCAGGAACGTATCAAATTAAAAATAATACAGCTTTAAAAATTACCGATTTTTCAGGAACTTGGAATTTTAGAGAAATTCCTGAAAAATCAAATTTAATTTTACAAGGGCATTACTCAGGAATGAGCATTTTAGAAAAACAAAATGGTATTTGGAGCTTAAGAAATAAGTTAGAAGGTTTTCAAAACTCTGCTCGTTTTTTCGAATTGATAAACTCAAAAGATGTTTTTGTAAATCATGAATATAAAGGAGTTTATAAATTGGTTTTTGATGATGATTATCAAAACTTTAAAGAGAATAACTTATTGTCGACTGTAGAAAAAGGAAAAGGTTCTGGTTTAACAAAATACGATGATAACCTTCTTTATAGTTATAATAAAGGTGTTTTTAGATTAAATCCGTCAACAAATAATTTTGAGAAAGATTCAGTATTTAGTTCGCTTTTCTCTTCTGATGAATATGTATCTGGAAAACTAATTAGCGATAAAAATAACAAGCTCTGGTCTTTTAATAAAAGCACTATTAGTTATTTGGAAAAAGGACCTATCGAAAATAAGTTTAGTATTAATTTCATTCCTGTTCAAAGTTATTTAAGGAAAACGACTGTTAGTTTTGAAAATATATCAAACGTTTATAATAATAGTTACTTGATAGGAAAAACAAACGGTTATTTGCTTTTAGATTTAGATAAGAAACAAGATTTTGCACATAAAATTTATTTAAATAATATAATTCTAAAAAATGCTGATACTTTAGGAGTTAATTTACAGAAAGCTGGTGATTTTAAAGCGGATCAAAATTCGATTGAATTTCAGTTTAGTAGTCCTGTTTATAACAAATACGAGTTCATAAATTATCAATATCAAATAAATGATACAAACTGGATAGATTTAGGAAATACATCTTCTTTAAATTTTGAAAATTTATCTTTTGGAACTTATGAAGTAAAGCTAAGGTCTACTATTGCAAATAATTTATCAGACAATACTATTAGCTATACTTTTAGGATTAATCCGCCAATTTATTTTACTACAACAGCAATTGTATTATATATTTTACTCTTTTTATCAATTGTGTTTTTTGTTCATAAATTTTATAAAAAGCATTATAGAAAACGTCATAAAAAATTAGTTGAATATAATTTTAGACAGTTGGAAGTTCAAAAAATTAAAACAGATCAAGAAGTTATTAAGTTAACGAACGAAAAGTTAAGCCAAGAAATTGAAAGTAAAAATAGAGAATTGGCAATTTCTACAATGAGTATTATTAAAAGAAACGAGTTTTTAAGAAGTATTAAAAAGGAATTAAAACAAAACCCACAAATAGATGATTCAAACCCTATTTATAAATTAATAGAGAAAAATTTGAACAGCACAAAAGATTGGGACTTTTTTAAAGAAGCTTTTAATAACGCAGATAAAGACTTTTTAAAGAGAGCAAAAAAACTACATCCTGACTTAACACATAACAACTTAAAATTTTGTGCATATTTAAGATTGAACTTAACTTCTAAAGAAATTGCACCTTTATTAAATATCTCTGTGAAAAGTGTAGAAATTAGAAGATACAGATTAAGGAAAAAGTTAAATTTATCTTCAAAAACCAATTTAACCGATTATATTTTGAGTATTTAA
- a CDS encoding tetratricopeptide repeat protein: MKKDSFINILEKKQPIQQVETAELKTVVDEFPYFQAARTLYLKGLKNQDSFKYNNELKTTAAYTTDRTILFDFIISKEFNTSEKEIHQKLIEKISEEKTSKSSINIKSAIEKKSVEKVENELQVGKPISFTSSENYSFNQWLQLSTKKPIIREVSEENNSNENQQIIEKFIQNNPKIEPLAKDKSVSVSITKNKQDSSLMTETLAKVYLEQKKYENAIQAYRILILKYPEKSGFFADQIKRIQILQKNKS, encoded by the coding sequence TTGAAAAAAGATAGTTTCATCAATATATTAGAGAAAAAACAACCTATTCAGCAAGTAGAAACTGCCGAATTAAAAACGGTTGTAGATGAATTTCCTTATTTTCAAGCAGCAAGAACTTTATATTTAAAAGGATTAAAAAATCAAGATAGTTTTAAATATAATAATGAATTAAAAACAACTGCAGCTTACACAACTGATAGAACTATTTTATTCGATTTTATCATCTCTAAAGAATTCAATACTTCAGAAAAAGAAATTCATCAAAAATTAATCGAAAAGATTTCTGAAGAGAAAACTTCTAAAAGTAGCATCAATATAAAAAGTGCTATTGAAAAAAAATCCGTAGAAAAAGTTGAAAACGAATTACAGGTTGGCAAACCAATTTCTTTTACAAGTTCTGAAAATTACTCTTTTAATCAATGGTTACAATTATCTACTAAAAAACCAATTATCAGAGAGGTTTCTGAAGAAAATAATAGCAATGAAAATCAGCAAATTATAGAGAAATTTATTCAGAATAATCCTAAGATAGAGCCTCTTGCTAAAGACAAAAGTGTTTCAGTTTCTATTACTAAAAACAAACAAGACTCCTCTTTAATGACAGAGACTTTAGCAAAAGTTTATTTAGAGCAAAAAAAATACGAAAATGCAATACAAGCATATAGAATTTTAATTTTGAAATATCCAGAAAAAAGTGGTTTCTTTGCAGACCAAATTAAAAGAATACAAATTTTACAAAAAAATAAATCATGA
- a CDS encoding co-chaperone GroES, translating into MGLNIKPLADRVLVEPAPAETKTASGLIIPDNAKEKPQKGTVVAVGNGKVDEPLTVKVGDTVLYGKYGGTDLKLDGTDYLMMRESDILAII; encoded by the coding sequence ATGGGATTAAACATTAAACCTTTAGCAGATAGAGTTCTTGTAGAACCTGCACCAGCAGAAACAAAAACAGCCTCTGGATTAATTATACCAGACAACGCAAAAGAAAAGCCACAAAAAGGTACTGTAGTTGCAGTTGGTAATGGTAAAGTTGATGAGCCTTTAACTGTAAAAGTTGGAGACACTGTTTTGTATGGTAAATATGGGGGAACTGATTTAAAATTAGATGGAACTGATTATTTAATGATGCGTGAATCTGATATTTTAGCGATCATCTAA
- the miaB gene encoding tRNA (N6-isopentenyl adenosine(37)-C2)-methylthiotransferase MiaB translates to MEQIEKVIDEKVQGKALITENKKENTKKLFIESYGCQMNMNDSEIVAAILDKEGYNTTNILEEADLVLVNTCSIREKAETSVRKRLQKYNAVKQVNKNMKVGVLGCMAERLKEKFLEEEKIVDLVVGPDAYKDLPNLLEEVYEGRDAVNVILSKEETYGDISPVRLNSNGVTAFVSITRGCDNMCTFCVVPFTRGRERSRDPKSILEEIQQMVDKNFKEITLLGQNVDSFLWYGGGLKKDFKKASEMQQATAIGFAELLDMCATKFPKTRFRFSTSNPQDMSLDVIHVMAKHKNICKYLHLPVQSGSNAMLKAMNRQHTREEYMELVDNIFKIIPEMSLSQDMIVGFCGETEQDHQDTLELMKYVKYDFGFMFAYSERPGTLAGNKMEDDVPFAIKKRRLQEIIDLQQEHALFRTQQHLGKIEEFLIEGTSKKNPNEWKGRNTQNTVAVFDKGDYKLGDFVMVKIEDCTSATLKGTVVGYSENN, encoded by the coding sequence ATGGAACAAATTGAAAAAGTTATTGACGAAAAAGTTCAGGGAAAAGCGTTGATTACTGAAAATAAAAAGGAAAACACTAAAAAACTATTTATTGAAAGCTATGGCTGTCAAATGAATATGAATGATAGTGAAATTGTTGCTGCAATTTTAGATAAAGAGGGGTATAACACCACAAATATTTTAGAAGAAGCAGATTTGGTCTTGGTAAACACCTGTTCAATCAGGGAAAAAGCTGAGACTTCAGTCAGAAAAAGATTACAGAAATATAATGCTGTAAAACAAGTAAACAAAAACATGAAAGTTGGTGTTTTAGGATGCATGGCTGAACGTTTAAAAGAAAAATTTTTAGAGGAAGAAAAAATTGTTGATTTAGTTGTTGGGCCAGATGCCTACAAAGATTTACCAAACTTACTAGAAGAAGTTTACGAAGGCAGAGACGCTGTAAATGTTATTTTATCTAAAGAAGAAACGTATGGAGATATTTCTCCTGTAAGATTAAATTCTAATGGAGTTACTGCATTTGTGTCTATCACAAGAGGTTGTGACAATATGTGTACTTTTTGTGTGGTTCCTTTTACAAGAGGAAGAGAAAGAAGTAGAGATCCAAAAAGTATCTTAGAGGAAATTCAACAAATGGTTGATAAAAACTTTAAAGAAATTACACTACTTGGACAAAATGTAGATAGCTTTTTATGGTATGGAGGAGGTTTAAAGAAAGACTTTAAAAAAGCTTCTGAAATGCAACAAGCAACTGCTATCGGTTTTGCAGAGTTGCTAGATATGTGTGCTACAAAATTTCCAAAAACACGTTTTCGTTTTTCTACATCTAATCCTCAAGATATGAGTTTAGATGTAATTCATGTAATGGCTAAACATAAAAATATTTGTAAATATTTGCATTTACCTGTTCAAAGTGGAAGTAATGCCATGTTAAAAGCTATGAATAGACAACATACTCGTGAAGAATATATGGAATTGGTGGATAACATTTTTAAGATTATTCCAGAAATGTCTTTATCTCAAGATATGATTGTTGGTTTTTGTGGTGAAACTGAACAGGATCATCAAGATACTTTAGAGTTGATGAAATATGTAAAATACGACTTTGGTTTTATGTTTGCGTATTCTGAAAGACCAGGAACTTTAGCAGGTAACAAAATGGAGGATGATGTGCCTTTTGCTATCAAAAAAAGACGTTTACAGGAAATTATCGACTTACAACAAGAACACGCATTATTTAGAACACAACAACATTTAGGAAAAATAGAAGAGTTTTTAATTGAAGGTACTTCAAAGAAAAATCCTAATGAATGGAAAGGAAGAAATACGCAAAATACAGTGGCTGTTTTTGATAAAGGTGATTATAAATTAGGTGATTTTGTAATGGTTAAAATTGAAGATTGTACATCAGCTACTTTAAAAGGAACTGTTGTTGGGTATTCTGAAAATAATTAA
- the glpK gene encoding glycerol kinase GlpK produces MSKYILALDQGTTSSRAIVFDKKGKIRSVAQKEFTQIFPQPGWVEHDAVEIWSTQAGVAAEAIASKGLEMENIAAIGITNQRETVVVWDKNTGKPVYNAIVWQDKRTSDYCDELRAAGKADMITEKTGLIVDSYFSGTKVKWILDNVEGARERAEKGDLLLGTIDTWLVWNFSKKKKHITDVTNASRTLLFNINTMAWDDELLELLTIPKSMLPEVKQSSEIYGHTKSTFFNCNIPIAGIAGDQQAALFGQMCTKKGMVKNTYGTGCFMLMNIGDKPIKSKNNLLTTVAWKINNKTTYAFEGSVFIAGAAVQWLRDGLKIIRNSSEVEALANSVKDSDGVYFVPSFAGLGAPYWNQKAQGTIFGLTRGTTDAHIARATLDAIAYQSMDILKAMEADAEIKIKELRVDGGATVNNTLMQFQADVLNTKTIRPKVVETTAMGAAFLAGLAVGFWENEQEIQEIWQIDQEFEPTEEREKIDKNIKGWYKAVKALEFWTK; encoded by the coding sequence ATGAGCAAATATATTTTAGCATTAGACCAAGGAACAACAAGTTCTAGAGCCATCGTTTTTGATAAAAAAGGAAAAATTAGATCAGTCGCTCAAAAAGAGTTTACTCAGATTTTTCCACAACCAGGTTGGGTAGAGCATGATGCTGTAGAAATTTGGTCTACACAAGCAGGAGTTGCTGCAGAAGCAATTGCAAGTAAAGGTTTAGAAATGGAGAATATTGCAGCAATCGGAATTACAAATCAACGTGAAACTGTGGTTGTTTGGGATAAAAATACAGGCAAACCTGTTTACAATGCGATTGTTTGGCAAGATAAAAGAACTTCTGATTATTGTGATGAATTAAGAGCAGCTGGAAAAGCGGATATGATTACCGAAAAAACAGGTTTAATTGTCGATTCTTATTTTTCTGGAACCAAAGTAAAATGGATTTTAGATAATGTTGAAGGCGCAAGAGAACGTGCAGAAAAAGGAGATTTATTATTAGGAACCATCGATACTTGGTTAGTTTGGAATTTTTCTAAAAAGAAAAAACACATTACAGATGTTACAAATGCCTCTAGAACCTTATTATTCAATATAAATACAATGGCTTGGGATGATGAATTGTTAGAATTGCTAACAATTCCAAAATCGATGTTGCCAGAAGTAAAGCAATCAAGTGAAATTTACGGACATACAAAGTCCACTTTTTTTAACTGTAATATTCCAATTGCAGGAATTGCTGGAGATCAACAAGCTGCACTTTTTGGGCAAATGTGTACCAAAAAAGGAATGGTAAAAAATACGTATGGAACAGGTTGTTTTATGTTGATGAATATTGGAGACAAGCCCATAAAATCTAAAAATAATTTATTAACCACAGTTGCTTGGAAAATCAACAATAAAACAACGTATGCTTTTGAAGGGAGTGTTTTTATTGCTGGTGCTGCAGTTCAATGGTTAAGAGATGGTTTAAAAATAATAAGAAACTCATCTGAAGTTGAAGCGTTAGCAAATTCAGTAAAAGATTCTGATGGCGTTTATTTTGTGCCATCATTTGCAGGTTTAGGTGCTCCATATTGGAATCAAAAAGCACAAGGAACAATTTTTGGGTTAACAAGAGGTACTACAGATGCGCATATTGCAAGAGCAACTTTAGATGCTATTGCATATCAATCTATGGATATTTTAAAAGCGATGGAAGCTGATGCTGAAATTAAGATTAAAGAACTTAGAGTTGATGGTGGAGCTACTGTAAATAATACATTAATGCAGTTTCAAGCAGATGTTTTAAACACAAAAACGATTAGACCAAAAGTGGTGGAAACTACAGCAATGGGTGCTGCTTTTTTAGCAGGTTTAGCAGTTGGTTTCTGGGAAAATGAACAAGAAATTCAAGAAATTTGGCAAATAGATCAAGAATTTGAACCAACAGAAGAAAGAGAAAAAATAGATAAGAATATTAAAGGTTGGTATAAAGCAGTGAAAGCTTTAGAATTTTGGACTAAATAG